A genome region from Megalobrama amblycephala isolate DHTTF-2021 linkage group LG18, ASM1881202v1, whole genome shotgun sequence includes the following:
- the usp28 gene encoding ubiquitin carboxyl-terminal hydrolase 28 isoform X2, producing the protein MRVEQDFEHGETSENSSQMLLNQLREITGIQDLQVLQSALNASQGDISHAIGLLTTQPPEEEHMPEEPTKANNERNTSNTQNGSAKDDLQTAIELSLQESQQAEAERRELHRALEVSAEENAARMKRKRCEASGESCSPADWIRQEDCPVGIRNVGNTCWFSAVIQSLFHLPVFRRLVLNYCLSEHVLEKCKSHSEKRNIAFMQELRCLFALMVGSNRRFVDPSAAVELLRDAFRTSEAQQDVSEFTHKLLDWLEDAFQLAANGANPEDKQNNPMVQLFYGTFVAERLHEGKIVSNIEQFGQYPLQVNGFNNLDECLEGAMVEGEIESLHSDQTISSGQERWFSKLPPVLTFELSRFEFNQSLGRPEKIHKKLEFPQVIYMDRYLHKNVDQTHGRRGEVKRLKDQLTALQQKLEGYKNYGSGPTKYPLADMLQYVLEFATTKPTNVSPASPVPTNPTVHTEPSSGDSSQTEPDDAGSSDGSGCLQTATQRTPIHKPFTQCRPPMEVPLQPAPHSVTEEELYFVRGCLQRWRAEVENTIIELKASIDKVSQALEGMYSDNSLCQVPYRLHAVLVHEGQASAGHYWAYIYDHAHKRWLKYNDVMVTESTWEELVRDSYGGMTNASAYCLMYINDKLPHLIAEDTDDETGQALKGMDSLPSILRRYVREDNRWFQQELREWEEQFCQAQREEAKVQTQTSTNTEEPVPEEPQNLVQEPDQQKTNEVSEVPPPDSTPAPAQGSEEPMANSAALSSISSETSENVGEGGEEHISSSQTHGQPEEQKPDQSQPGADSASTDRADSEVEVEEQVISDEGGPEAEPDTQTEPEASSAEENPAMTTRRQPENEVSEVEIPNVGKILVRSDADGYNEEMMLTPAMQGVIFAIAKARQVFDKEGPEAGLIKAFHEEFSRLYELSQEETTPQQDPRLQHVLVYFFQNQAPNRVIERTLLEQFADRNLSFDERAISIMREARSKLRLIKPEDMDMDEYLQWHDEYSMFKTVFAYLLTGLEQYQNGKIREALNYLAHAHQDNSALLRKGEKKGVDQSLIALYRRKCLKELNENAATLFKSQDENDVAEGVTIMNECVIPCMHLMVRDSVSQEDLDVIELIRNCWCSYLGQDMDDSLQEKLSEFLPRVLDCSAEMVVLKEPPKVRNSPHDLCSRLTAVMESIHNTSVVIVK; encoded by the exons ATGAGAGTTGAACAGGATTTTGAACATGGGGAAACGTCTGAAAACTCG AGCCAAATGCTGCTTAACCAGCTCAGAGAGATTACTGGCATTCAGGATCTGCAGGTTCTCCAGAGCGCCCTGAAC GCTAGTCAGGGTGACATCAGCCATGCCATTGGGCTACTGACCACCCAGCCCCCAGAGGAGGAGCACATGCCCGAAGAGCCCACTAAAGCCAATAATGAGAGGAACACCTCCAACACACAGAACG GTTCTGCTAAAGACGACCTGCAGACCGCCATTGAGCTTAGTCTTCAGGAGTCACAGCAGGCCGAAGCAGAGCGCAGAGAGCTGCACAG GGCTCTTGAGGTTAGTGCAGAAGAGAATGCGGCCCGCATGAAAAGGAAGAGGTGTGAGGCATCCGGAGAGAGCTGCAGCCCCGCTGACTGGATCCGACAGGAGGACTGTCCTGTGGGCATCCGTAATGTCGGAAATACCTGCTGGTTCAGTGCTGTCATTCAG TCTTTGTTCCACCTGCCGGTCTTCCGTAGACTGGTGCTCAACTACTGCCTCTCTGAGCATGTGCTGGAGAAATGCAAGAGTCATTCA GAGAAAAGGAACATTGCCTTCATGCAGGAGTTGCGTTGCCTGTTTGCTCTGATGGTGGGCTCGAACCGTAGGTTTGTAGACCCCTCTGCAGCAGTCGAGCTTCTCAGGGATGCGTTTAGAACCAGTGAGGCCCAACAG GATGTCAGTGAATTCACACACAAGTTGCTTGACTGGCTAGAGGACGCATTCCAGCTGGCTGCTAACGGAGC taacccAGAGGATAAACAAAACAACCCCATGGTCCAGCTGTTTTATGGCACATTTGTGGCTGAGAGACTTCATGAAG GAAAGATTGTGTCCAACATTGAGCAATTTGGACAATACCCTCTCCAAGTGAACGGCTTCAACAATTTAGACGAATGTTTGGAGGGCGCCATGGTTGAAGGAGAGATTGAGTCTCTTCATTCAGATCAGACGATCTCCTCTGGCCAGGAG aggtGGTTCTCCAAGCTGCCACCAGTGTTGACATTTGAACTGTCCAGATTTGAGTTCAATCAGTCTTTAGGGCGACcagaaaaaatacacaaaaaactGGAGTTTCCCCAAGTGATATATATGGAcag ATACCTCCATAAAAATGTTGATCAGACCCATGGTAGAAGAGGAGAGGTCAAGAGACTCAAGGACCAGTTAACAGCTCTGCAACAGAAACTTGAGGG ATATAAAAACTATGGCTCAGGGCCAACCAAATACCCCCTGGCAGACATGTTGCAGTATGTGCTGGAGTTTGCCACCACGAAACCCACAAATGTGTCTCCTGCCTCGCCAGTACCTACAAACCCTACCGTACACACAGAACCCAGCTCAGGTGACAGCAG TCAAACAGAACCAGATGATGCTGGCTCGTCAGATGGTTCGGGCTGCCTGCAGACAGCTACACAGAGAACTCCCATACACAAGCCTTTTACTCAGTGCAGACCCCCCATGGAGGTGCCACTGCAACCAGCCCCTCACAGCGTGACCGAGGAGGAGCTGTACTTCGTCAGGGGCTGCTTACAGCGCTGGAGAGCAGAAGTTGAGAACACCATAATCG AGCTGAAAGCCAGCATTGACAAGGTCAGCCAGGCCCTGGAGGGCATGTACTCAGATAACAGTCTGTGTCAG GTGCCCTACAGGCTACACGCTGTGCTCGTCCATGAGGGACAGGCCTCCGCTGGCCATTACTGGGCGTATATCTATGATCATGCTCACAAACGCTGGCTGAAGTACAACGATGTAATGGTGACAGAGTCCACCTGGGAAGAGCTGGTTCGAGACTCGTACGGTGGCATGACCAACGCTAGTGCCTACTGCCTCATGTACATCAATGACAAGCTGCCACACCTCATAGCAG AAGATACGGACGATGAGACAGGGCAGGCTCTAAAAGGAATGGACTCCCTCCCATCTATCCTAAGGCGATATGTTCGGGAGGATAACCGCTGGTTCCAGCAGGAGCTGAGAGAATGGGAAGAGCAATTCTGCCAAGCCCAACGTGAAGAAGCAAAAGTTCAAACACAAACTTCCACCAACACAGAGGAACCCGTCCCAGAAGAGCCACAGAACCTAGTGCAAGAACCTgatcaacaaaaaacaaatgaagtGTCTGAAGTACCACCTCCAGATTCAACACCAGCGCCTGCCCAAGGCAGTGAAG AGCCCATGGCCAATTCAGCAGCTCTCAGCTCGATATCATCAGAGACGAGTGAGAATGTGGGAGAGGGAGGTGAGGAACATATCAGCAGTAGCCAGACACATGGCCAGCCAGAAGAACAGAAGCCAGATCAGAGTCAG CCTGGGGCAGATTCAGCCTCTACAGACAGAGCAGATTCAGAGGTTGAGGTGGAGGAGCAGGTCATCAGTGATGAGGGAGGACCAGAGGCAGAACCAGACACCCAGACAGAGCCAGAGGCCTCGTCCGCAGAGGAGAACCCAGCCATGACCACGCGCAGGCAGCCTGAGAATGAAGTTTCTGAGGTCGAGATACCCAATGTAGGCAAGATTCTGGTGCGCTCTGATGCCGATGGCTACAATGAAGAG ATGATGCTAACACCAGCCATGCAGGGCGTCATTTTTGCCATTGCCAAGGCAAGACAAGTCTTTGACAAAGAAGGGCCTGAAGCAGGACTCATCAAG GCGTTCCATGAGGAATTTTCCAGATTGTATGAGCTGTCCCAGGAAGAGACCACACCCCAGCAAGACCCTCGACTCCAGCACGTGCTGGTGTACTTTTTCCAAAACCAGGCACCTAACCGCGTCATTGAGAGGACATTACTGGAGCAGTTTGCGGATCGCAACCTGAGTTTTGATGAGCG GGCCATCAGTATCATGAGAGAGGCCAGATCTAAACTACGTCTCATTAAACCAGAAGATATGGACATGGATGAGTACTTG CAATGGCATGATGAATACAGCATGTTCAAGACAGTGTTTGCCTACCTGTTGACAGGTCTCGAGCAGTATCAGAATGGAAA GATAAGAGAAGCTCTGAATTATCTCGCACATGCACACCAGGACAACTCAGCCCTGCTTAGGAAAGGGGAGAAGAAAGGAGTGGACCAGTCACTTATAGCACTTTACAGGAGAAAATGTCTGAAA GAGCTGAATGAGAACGCAGCCACACTCTTTAAAAGTCAAGATGAAAATGACGTGGCAGAGGGAGTGACCATCATGAACGAGTGTGTCATCCCTTGCATGCACCTCATGGTCAGAGACAGTGTCAGCCAAGAGGACTTGGATGTCATAGAGCTGATCAGGAATTGCTGGTGCTCCTACCTGGGGCAGGACATGGATG ATTCTCTTCAGGAAAAGCTCAGCGAATTCCTGCCCAGAGTCCTGGACTGTTCTGCAGAAATGGTGGTGCTAAAGGAGCCCCCGAAAGTGAGGAACTCCCCCCACGATCTGTGTAGCCGCCTGACCGCCGTCATGGAGTCCATTCACAACACCTCAGTCGTCATCGTGAAGTAA
- the usp28 gene encoding ubiquitin carboxyl-terminal hydrolase 28 isoform X1: MRVEQDFEHGETSENSSQMLLNQLREITGIQDLQVLQSALNASQGDISHAIGLLTTQPPEEEHMPEEPTKANNERNTSNTQNGSAKDDLQTAIELSLQESQQAEAERRELHRALEVSAEENAARMKRKRCEASGESCSPADWIRQEDCPVGIRNVGNTCWFSAVIQSLFHLPVFRRLVLNYCLSEHVLEKCKSHSEKRNIAFMQELRCLFALMVGSNRRFVDPSAAVELLRDAFRTSEAQQDVSEFTHKLLDWLEDAFQLAANGANPEDKQNNPMVQLFYGTFVAERLHEGKIVSNIEQFGQYPLQVNGFNNLDECLEGAMVEGEIESLHSDQTISSGQERWFSKLPPVLTFELSRFEFNQSLGRPEKIHKKLEFPQVIYMDRYLHKNVDQTHGRRGEVKRLKDQLTALQQKLEGYKNYGSGPTKYPLADMLQYVLEFATTKPTNVSPASPVPTNPTVHTEPSSGDSSQTEPDDAGSSDGSGCLQTATQRTPIHKPFTQCRPPMEVPLQPAPHSVTEEELYFVRGCLQRWRAEVENTIIELKASIDKVSQALEGMYSDNSLCQVPYRLHAVLVHEGQASAGHYWAYIYDHAHKRWLKYNDVMVTESTWEELVRDSYGGMTNASAYCLMYINDKLPHLIAEDTDDETGQALKGMDSLPSILRRYVREDNRWFQQELREWEEQFCQAQREEAKVQTQTSTNTEEPVPEEPQNLVQEPDQQKTNEVSEVPPPDSTPAPAQGSEEPMANSAALSSISSETSENVGEGGEEHISSSQTHGQPEEQKPDQSQQPGADSASTDRADSEVEVEEQVISDEGGPEAEPDTQTEPEASSAEENPAMTTRRQPENEVSEVEIPNVGKILVRSDADGYNEEMMLTPAMQGVIFAIAKARQVFDKEGPEAGLIKAFHEEFSRLYELSQEETTPQQDPRLQHVLVYFFQNQAPNRVIERTLLEQFADRNLSFDERAISIMREARSKLRLIKPEDMDMDEYLQWHDEYSMFKTVFAYLLTGLEQYQNGKIREALNYLAHAHQDNSALLRKGEKKGVDQSLIALYRRKCLKELNENAATLFKSQDENDVAEGVTIMNECVIPCMHLMVRDSVSQEDLDVIELIRNCWCSYLGQDMDDSLQEKLSEFLPRVLDCSAEMVVLKEPPKVRNSPHDLCSRLTAVMESIHNTSVVIVK; encoded by the exons ATGAGAGTTGAACAGGATTTTGAACATGGGGAAACGTCTGAAAACTCG AGCCAAATGCTGCTTAACCAGCTCAGAGAGATTACTGGCATTCAGGATCTGCAGGTTCTCCAGAGCGCCCTGAAC GCTAGTCAGGGTGACATCAGCCATGCCATTGGGCTACTGACCACCCAGCCCCCAGAGGAGGAGCACATGCCCGAAGAGCCCACTAAAGCCAATAATGAGAGGAACACCTCCAACACACAGAACG GTTCTGCTAAAGACGACCTGCAGACCGCCATTGAGCTTAGTCTTCAGGAGTCACAGCAGGCCGAAGCAGAGCGCAGAGAGCTGCACAG GGCTCTTGAGGTTAGTGCAGAAGAGAATGCGGCCCGCATGAAAAGGAAGAGGTGTGAGGCATCCGGAGAGAGCTGCAGCCCCGCTGACTGGATCCGACAGGAGGACTGTCCTGTGGGCATCCGTAATGTCGGAAATACCTGCTGGTTCAGTGCTGTCATTCAG TCTTTGTTCCACCTGCCGGTCTTCCGTAGACTGGTGCTCAACTACTGCCTCTCTGAGCATGTGCTGGAGAAATGCAAGAGTCATTCA GAGAAAAGGAACATTGCCTTCATGCAGGAGTTGCGTTGCCTGTTTGCTCTGATGGTGGGCTCGAACCGTAGGTTTGTAGACCCCTCTGCAGCAGTCGAGCTTCTCAGGGATGCGTTTAGAACCAGTGAGGCCCAACAG GATGTCAGTGAATTCACACACAAGTTGCTTGACTGGCTAGAGGACGCATTCCAGCTGGCTGCTAACGGAGC taacccAGAGGATAAACAAAACAACCCCATGGTCCAGCTGTTTTATGGCACATTTGTGGCTGAGAGACTTCATGAAG GAAAGATTGTGTCCAACATTGAGCAATTTGGACAATACCCTCTCCAAGTGAACGGCTTCAACAATTTAGACGAATGTTTGGAGGGCGCCATGGTTGAAGGAGAGATTGAGTCTCTTCATTCAGATCAGACGATCTCCTCTGGCCAGGAG aggtGGTTCTCCAAGCTGCCACCAGTGTTGACATTTGAACTGTCCAGATTTGAGTTCAATCAGTCTTTAGGGCGACcagaaaaaatacacaaaaaactGGAGTTTCCCCAAGTGATATATATGGAcag ATACCTCCATAAAAATGTTGATCAGACCCATGGTAGAAGAGGAGAGGTCAAGAGACTCAAGGACCAGTTAACAGCTCTGCAACAGAAACTTGAGGG ATATAAAAACTATGGCTCAGGGCCAACCAAATACCCCCTGGCAGACATGTTGCAGTATGTGCTGGAGTTTGCCACCACGAAACCCACAAATGTGTCTCCTGCCTCGCCAGTACCTACAAACCCTACCGTACACACAGAACCCAGCTCAGGTGACAGCAG TCAAACAGAACCAGATGATGCTGGCTCGTCAGATGGTTCGGGCTGCCTGCAGACAGCTACACAGAGAACTCCCATACACAAGCCTTTTACTCAGTGCAGACCCCCCATGGAGGTGCCACTGCAACCAGCCCCTCACAGCGTGACCGAGGAGGAGCTGTACTTCGTCAGGGGCTGCTTACAGCGCTGGAGAGCAGAAGTTGAGAACACCATAATCG AGCTGAAAGCCAGCATTGACAAGGTCAGCCAGGCCCTGGAGGGCATGTACTCAGATAACAGTCTGTGTCAG GTGCCCTACAGGCTACACGCTGTGCTCGTCCATGAGGGACAGGCCTCCGCTGGCCATTACTGGGCGTATATCTATGATCATGCTCACAAACGCTGGCTGAAGTACAACGATGTAATGGTGACAGAGTCCACCTGGGAAGAGCTGGTTCGAGACTCGTACGGTGGCATGACCAACGCTAGTGCCTACTGCCTCATGTACATCAATGACAAGCTGCCACACCTCATAGCAG AAGATACGGACGATGAGACAGGGCAGGCTCTAAAAGGAATGGACTCCCTCCCATCTATCCTAAGGCGATATGTTCGGGAGGATAACCGCTGGTTCCAGCAGGAGCTGAGAGAATGGGAAGAGCAATTCTGCCAAGCCCAACGTGAAGAAGCAAAAGTTCAAACACAAACTTCCACCAACACAGAGGAACCCGTCCCAGAAGAGCCACAGAACCTAGTGCAAGAACCTgatcaacaaaaaacaaatgaagtGTCTGAAGTACCACCTCCAGATTCAACACCAGCGCCTGCCCAAGGCAGTGAAG AGCCCATGGCCAATTCAGCAGCTCTCAGCTCGATATCATCAGAGACGAGTGAGAATGTGGGAGAGGGAGGTGAGGAACATATCAGCAGTAGCCAGACACATGGCCAGCCAGAAGAACAGAAGCCAGATCAGAGTCAG CAGCCTGGGGCAGATTCAGCCTCTACAGACAGAGCAGATTCAGAGGTTGAGGTGGAGGAGCAGGTCATCAGTGATGAGGGAGGACCAGAGGCAGAACCAGACACCCAGACAGAGCCAGAGGCCTCGTCCGCAGAGGAGAACCCAGCCATGACCACGCGCAGGCAGCCTGAGAATGAAGTTTCTGAGGTCGAGATACCCAATGTAGGCAAGATTCTGGTGCGCTCTGATGCCGATGGCTACAATGAAGAG ATGATGCTAACACCAGCCATGCAGGGCGTCATTTTTGCCATTGCCAAGGCAAGACAAGTCTTTGACAAAGAAGGGCCTGAAGCAGGACTCATCAAG GCGTTCCATGAGGAATTTTCCAGATTGTATGAGCTGTCCCAGGAAGAGACCACACCCCAGCAAGACCCTCGACTCCAGCACGTGCTGGTGTACTTTTTCCAAAACCAGGCACCTAACCGCGTCATTGAGAGGACATTACTGGAGCAGTTTGCGGATCGCAACCTGAGTTTTGATGAGCG GGCCATCAGTATCATGAGAGAGGCCAGATCTAAACTACGTCTCATTAAACCAGAAGATATGGACATGGATGAGTACTTG CAATGGCATGATGAATACAGCATGTTCAAGACAGTGTTTGCCTACCTGTTGACAGGTCTCGAGCAGTATCAGAATGGAAA GATAAGAGAAGCTCTGAATTATCTCGCACATGCACACCAGGACAACTCAGCCCTGCTTAGGAAAGGGGAGAAGAAAGGAGTGGACCAGTCACTTATAGCACTTTACAGGAGAAAATGTCTGAAA GAGCTGAATGAGAACGCAGCCACACTCTTTAAAAGTCAAGATGAAAATGACGTGGCAGAGGGAGTGACCATCATGAACGAGTGTGTCATCCCTTGCATGCACCTCATGGTCAGAGACAGTGTCAGCCAAGAGGACTTGGATGTCATAGAGCTGATCAGGAATTGCTGGTGCTCCTACCTGGGGCAGGACATGGATG ATTCTCTTCAGGAAAAGCTCAGCGAATTCCTGCCCAGAGTCCTGGACTGTTCTGCAGAAATGGTGGTGCTAAAGGAGCCCCCGAAAGTGAGGAACTCCCCCCACGATCTGTGTAGCCGCCTGACCGCCGTCATGGAGTCCATTCACAACACCTCAGTCGTCATCGTGAAGTAA
- the usp28 gene encoding ubiquitin carboxyl-terminal hydrolase 28 isoform X3 — protein MRGTPPTHRTVLLKTTCRPPLSLVFRSHSRPKQSAESCTGSFLIGALEVSAEENAARMKRKRCEASGESCSPADWIRQEDCPVGIRNVGNTCWFSAVIQSLFHLPVFRRLVLNYCLSEHVLEKCKSHSEKRNIAFMQELRCLFALMVGSNRRFVDPSAAVELLRDAFRTSEAQQDVSEFTHKLLDWLEDAFQLAANGANPEDKQNNPMVQLFYGTFVAERLHEGKIVSNIEQFGQYPLQVNGFNNLDECLEGAMVEGEIESLHSDQTISSGQERWFSKLPPVLTFELSRFEFNQSLGRPEKIHKKLEFPQVIYMDRYLHKNVDQTHGRRGEVKRLKDQLTALQQKLEGYKNYGSGPTKYPLADMLQYVLEFATTKPTNVSPASPVPTNPTVHTEPSSGDSSQTEPDDAGSSDGSGCLQTATQRTPIHKPFTQCRPPMEVPLQPAPHSVTEEELYFVRGCLQRWRAEVENTIIELKASIDKVSQALEGMYSDNSLCQVPYRLHAVLVHEGQASAGHYWAYIYDHAHKRWLKYNDVMVTESTWEELVRDSYGGMTNASAYCLMYINDKLPHLIAEDTDDETGQALKGMDSLPSILRRYVREDNRWFQQELREWEEQFCQAQREEAKVQTQTSTNTEEPVPEEPQNLVQEPDQQKTNEVSEVPPPDSTPAPAQGSEEPMANSAALSSISSETSENVGEGGEEHISSSQTHGQPEEQKPDQSQQPGADSASTDRADSEVEVEEQVISDEGGPEAEPDTQTEPEASSAEENPAMTTRRQPENEVSEVEIPNVGKILVRSDADGYNEEMMLTPAMQGVIFAIAKARQVFDKEGPEAGLIKAFHEEFSRLYELSQEETTPQQDPRLQHVLVYFFQNQAPNRVIERTLLEQFADRNLSFDERAISIMREARSKLRLIKPEDMDMDEYLQWHDEYSMFKTVFAYLLTGLEQYQNGKIREALNYLAHAHQDNSALLRKGEKKGVDQSLIALYRRKCLKELNENAATLFKSQDENDVAEGVTIMNECVIPCMHLMVRDSVSQEDLDVIELIRNCWCSYLGQDMDDSLQEKLSEFLPRVLDCSAEMVVLKEPPKVRNSPHDLCSRLTAVMESIHNTSVVIVK, from the exons ATGAGAGGAACACCTCCAACACACAGAACG GTTCTGCTAAAGACGACCTGCAGACCGCCATTGAGCTTAGTCTTCAGGAGTCACAGCAGGCCGAAGCAGAGCGCAGAGAGCTGCACAGGTTCATTCCTGATAGG GGCTCTTGAGGTTAGTGCAGAAGAGAATGCGGCCCGCATGAAAAGGAAGAGGTGTGAGGCATCCGGAGAGAGCTGCAGCCCCGCTGACTGGATCCGACAGGAGGACTGTCCTGTGGGCATCCGTAATGTCGGAAATACCTGCTGGTTCAGTGCTGTCATTCAG TCTTTGTTCCACCTGCCGGTCTTCCGTAGACTGGTGCTCAACTACTGCCTCTCTGAGCATGTGCTGGAGAAATGCAAGAGTCATTCA GAGAAAAGGAACATTGCCTTCATGCAGGAGTTGCGTTGCCTGTTTGCTCTGATGGTGGGCTCGAACCGTAGGTTTGTAGACCCCTCTGCAGCAGTCGAGCTTCTCAGGGATGCGTTTAGAACCAGTGAGGCCCAACAG GATGTCAGTGAATTCACACACAAGTTGCTTGACTGGCTAGAGGACGCATTCCAGCTGGCTGCTAACGGAGC taacccAGAGGATAAACAAAACAACCCCATGGTCCAGCTGTTTTATGGCACATTTGTGGCTGAGAGACTTCATGAAG GAAAGATTGTGTCCAACATTGAGCAATTTGGACAATACCCTCTCCAAGTGAACGGCTTCAACAATTTAGACGAATGTTTGGAGGGCGCCATGGTTGAAGGAGAGATTGAGTCTCTTCATTCAGATCAGACGATCTCCTCTGGCCAGGAG aggtGGTTCTCCAAGCTGCCACCAGTGTTGACATTTGAACTGTCCAGATTTGAGTTCAATCAGTCTTTAGGGCGACcagaaaaaatacacaaaaaactGGAGTTTCCCCAAGTGATATATATGGAcag ATACCTCCATAAAAATGTTGATCAGACCCATGGTAGAAGAGGAGAGGTCAAGAGACTCAAGGACCAGTTAACAGCTCTGCAACAGAAACTTGAGGG ATATAAAAACTATGGCTCAGGGCCAACCAAATACCCCCTGGCAGACATGTTGCAGTATGTGCTGGAGTTTGCCACCACGAAACCCACAAATGTGTCTCCTGCCTCGCCAGTACCTACAAACCCTACCGTACACACAGAACCCAGCTCAGGTGACAGCAG TCAAACAGAACCAGATGATGCTGGCTCGTCAGATGGTTCGGGCTGCCTGCAGACAGCTACACAGAGAACTCCCATACACAAGCCTTTTACTCAGTGCAGACCCCCCATGGAGGTGCCACTGCAACCAGCCCCTCACAGCGTGACCGAGGAGGAGCTGTACTTCGTCAGGGGCTGCTTACAGCGCTGGAGAGCAGAAGTTGAGAACACCATAATCG AGCTGAAAGCCAGCATTGACAAGGTCAGCCAGGCCCTGGAGGGCATGTACTCAGATAACAGTCTGTGTCAG GTGCCCTACAGGCTACACGCTGTGCTCGTCCATGAGGGACAGGCCTCCGCTGGCCATTACTGGGCGTATATCTATGATCATGCTCACAAACGCTGGCTGAAGTACAACGATGTAATGGTGACAGAGTCCACCTGGGAAGAGCTGGTTCGAGACTCGTACGGTGGCATGACCAACGCTAGTGCCTACTGCCTCATGTACATCAATGACAAGCTGCCACACCTCATAGCAG AAGATACGGACGATGAGACAGGGCAGGCTCTAAAAGGAATGGACTCCCTCCCATCTATCCTAAGGCGATATGTTCGGGAGGATAACCGCTGGTTCCAGCAGGAGCTGAGAGAATGGGAAGAGCAATTCTGCCAAGCCCAACGTGAAGAAGCAAAAGTTCAAACACAAACTTCCACCAACACAGAGGAACCCGTCCCAGAAGAGCCACAGAACCTAGTGCAAGAACCTgatcaacaaaaaacaaatgaagtGTCTGAAGTACCACCTCCAGATTCAACACCAGCGCCTGCCCAAGGCAGTGAAG AGCCCATGGCCAATTCAGCAGCTCTCAGCTCGATATCATCAGAGACGAGTGAGAATGTGGGAGAGGGAGGTGAGGAACATATCAGCAGTAGCCAGACACATGGCCAGCCAGAAGAACAGAAGCCAGATCAGAGTCAG CAGCCTGGGGCAGATTCAGCCTCTACAGACAGAGCAGATTCAGAGGTTGAGGTGGAGGAGCAGGTCATCAGTGATGAGGGAGGACCAGAGGCAGAACCAGACACCCAGACAGAGCCAGAGGCCTCGTCCGCAGAGGAGAACCCAGCCATGACCACGCGCAGGCAGCCTGAGAATGAAGTTTCTGAGGTCGAGATACCCAATGTAGGCAAGATTCTGGTGCGCTCTGATGCCGATGGCTACAATGAAGAG ATGATGCTAACACCAGCCATGCAGGGCGTCATTTTTGCCATTGCCAAGGCAAGACAAGTCTTTGACAAAGAAGGGCCTGAAGCAGGACTCATCAAG GCGTTCCATGAGGAATTTTCCAGATTGTATGAGCTGTCCCAGGAAGAGACCACACCCCAGCAAGACCCTCGACTCCAGCACGTGCTGGTGTACTTTTTCCAAAACCAGGCACCTAACCGCGTCATTGAGAGGACATTACTGGAGCAGTTTGCGGATCGCAACCTGAGTTTTGATGAGCG GGCCATCAGTATCATGAGAGAGGCCAGATCTAAACTACGTCTCATTAAACCAGAAGATATGGACATGGATGAGTACTTG CAATGGCATGATGAATACAGCATGTTCAAGACAGTGTTTGCCTACCTGTTGACAGGTCTCGAGCAGTATCAGAATGGAAA GATAAGAGAAGCTCTGAATTATCTCGCACATGCACACCAGGACAACTCAGCCCTGCTTAGGAAAGGGGAGAAGAAAGGAGTGGACCAGTCACTTATAGCACTTTACAGGAGAAAATGTCTGAAA GAGCTGAATGAGAACGCAGCCACACTCTTTAAAAGTCAAGATGAAAATGACGTGGCAGAGGGAGTGACCATCATGAACGAGTGTGTCATCCCTTGCATGCACCTCATGGTCAGAGACAGTGTCAGCCAAGAGGACTTGGATGTCATAGAGCTGATCAGGAATTGCTGGTGCTCCTACCTGGGGCAGGACATGGATG ATTCTCTTCAGGAAAAGCTCAGCGAATTCCTGCCCAGAGTCCTGGACTGTTCTGCAGAAATGGTGGTGCTAAAGGAGCCCCCGAAAGTGAGGAACTCCCCCCACGATCTGTGTAGCCGCCTGACCGCCGTCATGGAGTCCATTCACAACACCTCAGTCGTCATCGTGAAGTAA